GCCACTCGCGCTGGCTGATTGATTCTTTTGATCCCACGCTTGACACCGGTTGGAGTGTTGGACTGCTCACTGACAACTTCAACTCACGCATACACGACGCTCGGTTTTGTCGAATGCGTACTACCAAAGAACATTGTGGCCGGGAACAGTGTCCAGCCCAAAACTTTACTTCGTGGCACCGTATGAAGAAAGCCAGGTTCCTCCGTCGAAACAGTATGCCAGAAAGTATTTTTCAGTTCCTAGAACATGGGGATTCAGTGCAATGCAGCTCAAAGGTTCGGTTCTGACAAGTCGCCTAGGACCCCGTCGTGCACTGTGCGAGCAATACCACGTAAAGATCAGTTGACTCCTGAGGAAACCTCATACTGCTGGGAGGAATCCTATCGGGACGCACGTCCTGGTATGCACAactgcacacaaaaaaagaatccAAACTACCTGCCTGTGATATCCTGCACAATAAAGtatctcttgttttcttcaggTAAGTTCATGAAGTGTGGTGGCAACTTGAAAACTCACCGCAGGATATCTGGTGTTTACACACTCAAAATACCTGGTGCTACCCGATCGAAAAGAAAGCACAAACCAAAAGCAATCTAGACTGACACCAAACTACCAGCGTATACGAAAACAATGTAGACTGACACCAAGGTACCAGCGTATATACAGGACATAAAGAAAGAACATCTGGGCAATCAAGTTGGGAAGAATGGTGGCCCAGAATTTCTAGCATGTGACAGGCATATTCAAGCAAAAGGTGAGATATATTCTTATTGATAAAACTGAACTTCAGAACGGAACAATCAGCATGAAAAAAGAATTAATTCAAGTAAAACAATGATGTGACAGTTACATGCCGGTCAAGGCGTTATCTGGACAAAGCCTGGAACCACACGgattgaaaataaaaaagtctCACTCTTAGTCATGCCTCAACTCATGTGCGAAAAAGACTAAACTGCCTTTGCATGGTACTCCGTTTGGACGGATGAGTAATAGGTACCATAAAATTTGCCCTATATATATCTGTCATGcagtttcaaaattttgaaaaattgtcAAATATGTCATGTTCCTGGCGTCACAGTGCAAATACCAGATAGGGATGCACTACTGAACACTCCGGCTGCTTTCAGTGCTTCTTACTGGATTGAAATAGGGATGAGCCTGCACACGGCAAAATTGGTACATTTTTAGTGTAAAACAATTTGGAAATTATATGTTCTATCGATTTCACATAGTGCTTCTTGGGTATTGAAATCGAGAAATACCATGGCTTCCTTTGCTGTAGGCCTTTCCTGGTGATCATAGCGGAGCAGCTTGTCTAGAAAATCGATAGCCTACAAAAATACCAACATGTGAGGAATATATCGAAAGATGAATATGACTCAGGTTGATTGAAAGGCACTGTCAATCACCTCAGGGCTCACTAGGTGTCTGTTCCCTGAGTCAACAAACTTTAACCATGCCTTCCTTCGATGTCTGCAGCCAAAAATATATAGTTAGATCATGCTATTGTGTTGAACTGTTGATTACTGTTATGTAATGATTGCCCCGAGGATTATCCAAAGCAGTAAATGACCTTCCAACAAGCATTTCAAGCTTTGGGTCAAGCTCAAGACCATATTTTTCAAGGTAGCTGTAGAAATCTTCTGTCCCGAGAAcctacagcagcagcatgtaGTTCATAATTTACTCGCAACAAACAGAATCGAGTTATATTTTTAATCGTTCCACTCAGAAAAATGCACTGCAGAAAGCATTGATTCTACAGAACAAGAGAAGCAAGCATTAAACATATAATTCGCTTTCGGTGAGCAGGGAAATCGAGCTAAAATCCTTGCTCATCCAACAGGATCGGTCTACTTCAATAAATCCCTATCTGTCCAAACAGGCCTTAGAAGAAGTTAGCACTCTTGAGTATAAGGCATAGTTATGATGGTCCAAAGGTATGTCCCAAAGATAAAAGATGTCGCTTAACCAAGTATATTGCAGCCTATAGGATGTGGAGATACAGTTTGAACTTTCCATTAACAGCTCTAGCTGGATATCAAAGCTGAGATATTTCACTAAATTGGTAAAACACATGAAATTGCACATAAATAAACAACCATGTAAATATTGCAGTTTTAACTGGCGGAATCAAAACTATGGGTATTTACATATATTTAATCAATTTACAGTTCACAACTTCACATGGCGCGCAATTCAAGATGGTATTTAATTTAGAGCATAAAAGTAAATGCCATTCAGAGATAATAGGTCAGGAAGTGGGCACTTAAGAAGCTCCGAACATACCTTGGTTATTTTAGCTAACTGATCGTGGTTATCCTGACCATGAAAGAAAGGGTCCACTCGGAATATCTGTCAAAGTATCCGAATACATATCACTAAAAGACAGTTAAATATAAATGATTAGCTGATCATAAACCTGCCACTTACCATTGCAGCAAACATGCAGCCAAGGCTCCACAGATCTAACGAATAATCATAGTCTAACAAATCCACAAGTAATTCAGGGCCCTTATAGCATCTGTCAACAGCACAGGACGCAGAAAACAATGAATGAGCAGAAGAGGAGTGCTAGAGAATATCAACCCGCAGGAGCAGCTATACACTACTGTAACAAAACAGTTGGCACAAATAAATATATGGTCATGATACAGTAATGGCATAAAGTATAGTGAATTATAGGCCCTACACGGCTCTTTCCTCTGTGCCAGGTAGAAGGTAAATTTGAAGTTCATATGAATAAACACAATACTAGACTAATATACACAGGTAGTACCTTAGGAAGCCAACAAGTGTATATAGTGCTCAAATTTTACATGCATAAGTCATAAGTGGACTTAAAATACCCCTACTAACAATCTGCAAAAGTCCAAGTACATCCAATTTGCAGAGCTAGTTGAACTAACCTTGAAGCAACTCTAACATTATATTCCATCCCGGGATGATAAAACTCTGCAAGACCCCAATCAATAAGACGAAGCTGGCGTTTCTCATGATCAATCATGATGTTGTGGGGTTTGATATCTCGGTGCATGATACCCCGTGAGTGACAATAATCCAATGCCTACACAAACACCTGGAAAAGTTAAAGACCATCAAATTAAATGTAGTCTAAAGAACAGAATGTTCGGTATGTTGCATCCATATTGCTGGCCGTTGAAATATTGTGAACTTTGGCAAAGAGATTTGTCTGGCAAAAGTCTGCCGATAACATGGTAGATGTGTTACTGTAGGTCATGTGCAAAAGTACATATTTATTTGATTTACTGCAGTTGAAATCTCGTGTTGATTTCATTGATCCAAATTCATTACAATTTACAACTCATGACTCCGTTAGACATGTTATTCAAACAGGCATTATTAACCTTGAGACAGCTTCAGAGTTGATGGCCTAGATAGATATACCGATCAGCCGATATCATGCAGGCAACACATCTTCCagatttggtcaaaattgtaACATATGACGCAATTCAACTTTATTAACAAATGAGATTCTGCGAACCCAAGCAATACCAAAGGAAAGAAGCTAAGGTATGCTATCAACTCTTATTCAGTGTAGAATGATATATCACCTTAGGCGTATCGTAAACAGTAAACATTTTTAATACAGCTACAAAAGTAGGACCAGGAAGGCAACAATCATGAAATTCTACATCACACTACAGATAAAGAGAGTTCATGCATTGGAGAAACATTATTAGAATCAAACAAGCCACAATAATATGCAACCTGTATTATTAAGTTCACAAGAAGACAATAGAAAACTAAATTAATATTATCCACACAGGGTGTACTTTCACAGTTTAGATTCTTGCCTTCAACAACTCAAAAATATAGTATCTGATATCATAATCCGATAGTGTGGGGTAGAGCACTCTGAAGTCAGTATTGTTAACATGTTCAAAGATCAGACTAGGTGTCTTTGAATCATCATCTCTGACAATATCGAGTAGCTTTATAATGTTTGGTCCGCCATATAAGTTTTGAAGTATCTTTATTTCCCTCTTTATCTGCATCACCATAAATAAATAACTCAATAGCGGTTGCTATAAGACACATAAAAAACATCACAAGATGCAGTGGCAACACTCTTCAATGAAGCATGTacataaacaaacaaattaacatagAGAGTGCATCATTGAATTGTACTTGATACTGAAGTTTAGACGAGGCATATGCTAGCTCATTATTAGCTAGTAACAATAAACCTAGAAAGAACCAAAGCAATCAGTAATCATAGTAGTCTGCCCAAGTGTACCCACGGGAAGAAACTGAGTTGGAGGTAAGCATCGCAGCACGATTACATGAGAAACAACCAATTCCaatattgttttctttaatACTCAACGGTGGGGGTTAACCgcaactgaaattaaaattgaTAAAATAATCAATGGTTTATAAGGGACTAGAGTAGAGTCAAGAGTCAAGACTCTTGGGCGTGACCTGCCTACTTGCAGGCAACATGGGGAAAAGGTCTCTGAGATGGCTACAAGGTGAAGCTACAAGGGCTACAATAAGTCAATAACAAAGGGCACAAAATATCCTATGGACTTAGTGCCTTTACAAAAGAGAGAACATAACAGAGTGAGAATTCTCACACAAAAGGGTTAACAAAAAATCAACAACAGTCCGCTACAGAATGGATGCTGCGTGCTGGTGTGGCTAGTCAGAACCCAAGAAACAATTAAGCTTGCTGAGCGCTGACTCATGGGGGACATTGTGTTTGTTGTTGCCCATCCATGTCTAACCGACGCACATAATAGCTCATTGACCCATGGTGCCGCAAAACACGAGGAGATGCACAAAGGATCACAAGGACAGAGTGACAGATACAATTTTGGGGGAAACAATGTGACATTAACAAGGAGAGAAGAGTGAGGGGATGCCTAGAGGGCCCTTGCCTCTTGGCACCCAGGACAATTCTGATAGAGGCAACAAGGAACACTTTACGAAAACCAGATGCGAGCGAGAGTGGGGAGGGGCGGTTGCTGCTATTGAACACTACATCACCGCCCGTGGCCATGGGGGAAGTGGGGGCTCTCAGAACTTGGCACTAGCGATCTATCAAGTATTTCAAATGAGTCTGCTTTTGCATGGTTAAATTTTAGAATGGGATacgtttttgtttgtttcacgTAAAATCGTTCAACAAACAAGATAATACAATAGTTCCATGGAGCCACATTATCACCAATCCCACAACCTCCTGTAGTTGTTATGAAATCACATTGGCCAACGCTAAGATTAAGTAGCTATTCATACGAAATTAAACCTGTACTGTCCGACAAAAGGATCTTACTATATGGCACTCTTCAGATTTAAACATTCCAacaatagcaaataatcaataAGAACACAGCAACCAGAGCAATTAAGCATTGCAATCATGGAGTcctttttccttaaaaaaaacattgcaaTCATGGAGCAataccttcttcttcctgacGGGCTTGAGGATCTTAATGACGCACCTCTCTTCGCTCGCGGTCCGGAAGCCTTCGAACACCTCGCTGTACTTCCCCTTCCCTACCTTCCGCAGCACCTCGTACCCATCCTGCTCCCTGCACGCAAGCACGCACATGGGTCAGCCACATCAGAGCACAAACCCTAGCCAGCACAAAATCTGCAGGTTACGCATGAGCTCCCACCCCCACTCGATGTCGAGCGACTCGTAGTCCCAGTACTCCTTGGGCCGCTGCGAGTTGACATCGGCGTAGACGCGCGCGATGGAGGTGGCACCCTCGGGGTGACGCGTGGCGCGGCCGACAGGCGGCATCGGGCGCGGCGCCTCGgcggccgggggcgcggcagcGTAGGAGGTGgggaagaggcggcggcggcggcggtggtggtgatgtGAGTGGCGCGGGGCCGCGGTGGAGAGGAGGCAGAGCAGGAGCCGGtggggcgtggcggcggcgtgggggaAGTCCGGGAGCAGGCGGCTGCGCAGGGCGCACCAGGCCATGTAGCAATTTGACGGCGCGAGAGGATGGATTGGTCACGCGCTGCGGCAACTGAAGCTGGAGCTGAGgccagctcgagctcgagctggcGCGCCGCACGGCACGGACCGAAGAGTCCGTGGAAAATCTCTCGTCGTCCCGGCCCGGCACGGCCCACCCTAGCCTACGATGTCTATGCCTATGTATGTGGGCCGGTTGGGGCCCAACCTGGGGCGTTTTTCCTTTATCCGGAGCCGGAGAGCAACTAACCGCCGGCTTCGCCTCCCCAACCTGCTACacgccgccggcttcgcctCTCGCCTCCGACTCCCAGAAGAGACGGGAAAACTACGGGAAGTAGGCAAAAGTCCCGCCGGCGAGCGCGCAGCCATGGACGCTTCTTGGGGAGCTTAGCGGAATCTCAGCGACGCAACGCCCCGAGCGCTGGTCAAACCCTAGCTCTTTGCCTCCCTCTAATGAAATGTAAGGCCCGGAAGGCATTTTGATGTGAGTTTTGGCCATTTCTGCGAGTAGCTTCATTGTGATTTCAGTGTGTGGTAGATAGGTAAATGCGTGCGGCTCGGGGAGACCAGGAGGCCTTTCGCATGATAGTATTCACTGTTCACACAGCTCACAGCATAGTGTGGTACGTTTTAGATTACTATGTATTAGTAGTATGTAGTTAGTTTCGCAGTGTGGAATCCACCAAGGCGCACAAATGCTTGGCACCTCAGCACGGTCATTTACATATTCTTGTGGCCGGAGCTTGTGGCTTAAGCATGGGTTTCAGATGCACGGCGACCTGTTCCCCTAATCGGCACTTGGCTTAGTTTGTGGCTTAAGTAAGCCTGAGGCACTCTTCCATGTCATATTTGTGTAGCCGCTCATGCTAGTGTAAGTGTTGTAAGTTACTCTGCATCAGCATTTATCACATACAAAATATTATACTGCATATGTGAACTGATAAGCCAGTCCTCTGTTATacattatctaaaaaaaatgtgaactGATAAGCCAGTCCGCTGTTGGTCATTGTTGTTCTTTTGGTTAGGCATATAGTCACAGCTAACATTTTCCACTCGCTGTAGATGGAGCAGACCATGGATCCTGGTCCTTTTAATAAATCAGTCCTTGTGGAGCAGGAGCTTCACAAATCTGAAGCAATATTTGTTGGGAAGGTAACCGTGTAGTTTTTTTCCTCATGTTTTTCAATGTAGATGCTGGAGTATCATCTGTTGACCTCTATTTGTTCTAACCCACTTTGCTTTAAAAAATGCAGGTCTACAAGCCTATTAGATTTATCGAACATGGCACAAGACTTAACCAATGGGAGGTGAAGCATGTGGGAATGCTTGCACTATTGCAGCGAGCTGGATTTTATCACCTGTCTTTCTTGAAGAGGGTTCAGTTGGACCATGCTTTGTTAAATGCTTTGGTCGAAAGGTGGCGGCGTGAAACGCAGACCTTCCACTTGCGATTCGGTGAGATGGCAGTGCTCTTGAAGGATGTGGCAATTCTTACTGGACTTCGTGTACATGGTACTCCCGTCACTGGTGCAACAGGCTGTCGTTGGGAACAATTGTGCCTAGAGCTGCTAGGCCAAGAACCTCCACAGATAAAAGGTGGTTCTATCAATATTGCATGGCTGTATGACACTTTTAGGAACTTGCCAGAAGGTGCAAATCAGTTAGAAATTGAGCATGCTACAAGAGCCTACATAATGTACCAAATTGGCTGCAGCTTATTTCCTGATCCTAGTGGAACTCGGGTGCACTTAAGGTACCTGGCACTGCTTGGTGATTTTGATGCCTCAGGGGAGATGGCATGGGGTGCTGCTGTTCTTGCTCACCTCTACAGAGAACTTGGAAAGGCCAGCATGAAGGGCAAGGCTAACTGCTGCGCGTTTCTCACTCTTCTTCAGGTAGTATATTTCCCCAACcatgcagcagcagtactTTTGCATAATACAGCACCAGCAACTAATGTCAAATCAATACACATTGTAGTTATGGGCATGGGAGCATATCCAGATAGGTCGTCCTGAGCGACTGGAGAATAAGGCTCTAACCAGTGATCAGCCCCTTGGATGCAGGTTCTTTTGAGCTCAGATTGTTTTGTGAACACTTCCCTTTATTCCTATTATTCTCCCTGAAATGAACATCGTTCTACAATTAGATGGGACGTATCCTTCAAGAACCGTGAAAATGTCCGGTCCATGGACCATGAATTTTACAGACATGGGCTCGATACTATAGAAGATTGTCAGGTATGACTTTGATAACTACACAAAAAGTCCATTTCTTCTATCATGTGCACATTACAAGAAGCATAGTGCTATAGCTCATAGCTGTATCTTTGGATGTTCTCTAGATTACATGGGATCCGTATACGCCAAGTCTGATCGGTGGCCTGCCTGTTCTATGCACACTTGGATCTGCAGTCTGGCGATCAAGGACTCCATTAATCTGCTTCCAAATAGTGGAAATGCATGTGCCTGA
This is a stretch of genomic DNA from Brachypodium distachyon strain Bd21 chromosome 1, Brachypodium_distachyon_v3.0, whole genome shotgun sequence. It encodes these proteins:
- the LOC100822483 gene encoding casein kinase II subunit alpha; its protein translation is MAWCALRSRLLPDFPHAAATPHRLLLCLLSTAAPRHSHHHHRRRRRLFPTSYAAAPPAAEAPRPMPPVGRATRHPEGATSIARVYADVNSQRPKEYWDYESLDIEWGEQDGYEVLRKVGKGKYSEVFEGFRTASEERCVIKILKPVRKKKIKREIKILQNLYGGPNIIKLLDIVRDDDSKTPSLIFEHVNNTDFRVLYPTLSDYDIRYYIFELLKALDYCHSRGIMHRDIKPHNIMIDHEKRQLRLIDWGLAEFYHPGMEYNVRVASRCYKGPELLVDLLDYDYSLDLWSLGCMFAAMIFRVDPFFHGQDNHDQLAKITKVLGTEDFYSYLEKYGLELDPKLEMLVGRHRRKAWLKFVDSGNRHLVSPEAIDFLDKLLRYDHQERPTAKEAMAHPYFNPVRSTESSRSVQ